CCCGCGCGCGTACCGGGCCGTGGCCGCGCCGAACTGACGACCCCGGTGAAGATGGAGACACCACGCTGGAACCTCAGCTATGGGGGCCGGGGTCAGAGGTCGCGGCGGCGGAACAGGATGAAGGCGATGCCGACGAGGAGCGTCGTCCAGGCGGCGGCCGTGACGAGGTGCCACGCGGGATCCACCGCGGGTGGCGGTGTCCGGCCCGCGGCCTCGACGGCGGCGGCGTAACGCTCGTAGGCGGTGGCGTCGTAGTTGCGGAATTCCAGGAGCGGGAAGGTGTTCGAAAACGGCAGGTAGTCGAGCCAGCCGGTGTAGTCCGGCAGGAAGCGGCGGACGAGCGCGGGCAGCATCCCGGACTCGATCGGGCCGATCCAGAGGAACCATACGGCCAGCGCCGCTCCCGTCCTGCGGATTCCGAGCGACAGCAGGAACGCGAGCGCGGCCACGCTCAGAAACGCCAGCCCGAGCCCTCCGGCCGCCTGAAGAACGGACAGCGGGACGAGCGGCCCCTCGGCAGTGGCGAGATCGGTCCGAATCAGAGCGAGCAGCGTCGGGATCGCCACGTGGACACCGATGAAGGCGAGCCCCACGACGGGCAGCAGGAGCGATTTTCCCCAGAACCACTGGGACTTGGAGAGGCCGTCGATCACGTTCTGCCGCGCGGTCCGCCAGCCGAACTCCGTCGCGGACAGCAGCACGAGCGTGAGAGCGGCGAAGATCACGACCATGGTGGATTCGTCCCCGAACACGGCGGTCCAGATGTCGGGGAGCCGGAAGCCCTCGCTGCGCTCGAGGAACGGTTGGCCGTGGTTCATGAGCGTGAAGAACGCGTAGAAGCCGAGGGCGATCCAGAAGGCGACCCGCTTCCTCGCCTTGAACCACTCGTTGCGCAACAGCACGCCGAACGCCCGCGCGCCCTTCATTGGATCTCTCCGAACCCCTCGGGCGTGCCCGTGATCTCCATGAAGGCGTCCTCCAGCGATTGCCGTTCAAGAGACAGGTGCGAGGCGTAGATCCCGCGCCCGGCAAGGAAGCGGTTCAGTTCGGAGAGCCCGGCGCCTCCGACCTGCACCAGGACGCGGTCATCCTCGACCCGCGCATGGCCCGCGCCCTCGAACTCCGACACGGCCTGCCGAAGCGCCTCGACGTCCCCGTCGGCGGCCACCGCGGCCACCGTTCGGGCGGAGGTGAGTTCGTCCACGCTCCCCTCGCGGACGAGACGGCCGGTCTCGATGATCGCGACGTGAGTGCAGGTGCGTTCGACCTCGTGCAGCATGTGGCTCGAGAGGAAGATCGTCTTCCCGCGGCCGGCGAGTTCGCGGATGATGTCGCGGATCTCCCGCTGTCCCGCCGGATCGAGTCCGTTGGCCGGCTCGTCGAGGATGATGAGTTCCGGATCGCCGATCATCGTGGCTGCCAGGGCGAGTCGCTGCTTCATGCCCAGCGAACACGCCTTGAACTTCGTCTTCCGGCGCGAGGCCAGCCCCACGATTTCGAGCACCTCGGCGATGTCCGCCTCGTCGCTCCCCTTCACCCGGGCCACGACCCGCAGGTTGTCCCGGCAGCTCAGGTAGGGGTAGAAGTTGGGGTATTCGAGCGTGGCGCCGATCCGCTGTCGCGCGGCGTGCAACTCGGCGGGCGTTTCCCCGCCGAACAGTCGGAAGGAGCCGCCCGTCGGGTTGATGATCCCGAGGAGCATCCCGATGGTCGTCGTCTTGCCGCTTCCGTTCGGCCCCAGGAAACCGTAGACCTGCCCGGCTTCCACCTGGACGGAAAGCTCGTCGACGGCGAGCGTCCCCGCTCCGCGCAACGCGGCGTATCGCTTGGAGAGTCCGTCGGTTTCGATGATCGTCATGTGGGGTCCCGTGGCGTTTCACCGCCGGTGCGCTCTTCCAGCTGCCGCCGGAACAGTTCCGCCTCGGCGAGCTGATCCAGGAGTTCGCCCCGCTCCCGGTGCTCGCCTTCAAGCTGCTCGATCCGCTCCGTCAGCCGGGCGATCGTCTCGCGGTCCCGCCTCATCGGCCCCAACGCTTCCGCCAGATCCCGCACCAGCGGCCGCAGGGCGAAGTGCGTCGCCATCGCAAGAACCGGGATGCCGATCGTGAAGAAGATCGCGACGATGGCGATGATCATCTCTTCCATATCTCACCCCTGCGCATGCGCTTCATGCGGCATAAGAACGGAACGCATGGCGCGGTGGTTTCGCGAGGACGGAATCCGCCCCCGCGAGGAGCGGCGGGGTTAGCGGGGAGGCCGGCGGCCGAGAATGCCCCGGCCCCACACGTTGTTTCCGCGGTTCACGTCCGGCAGCACGCCGTCCGGGTCGATCTGGACGTTGCGCACGGGCCCGCCGGGCACCTCCAGCACATAGGTGCCGTCCGCCTCCCAGGCCTCCACCGGAACCTCATGTCGGTGCTCTTCCCCGTCCCGGAAGAGGATCCGCACCTCGAGCGGCATCGGGATGCCTCCACGATTCTCGAACACGACCCGTGTCGTATCCCCCAGGCGCGTCACGGAGGCGATCGCCTGGTCGAGGATCGCGTCCTCGTAGATCCAGCCCCTGAAGAACCAGTCGAGATCCTGCCCCGACACGTCCTCCATCGTGCGGATGAAATCGGCCGGCTGCGGGTGCTTGTACGCCCAGCGCCGGATGTACTCCCGGAAGCCCTCGTCGAACACCTCGGGCCCGAGGATCTCCTCGCGCAGCAGGACGAGCACCGCGGCCGGCTTGTTGTAGGCGAGAACCCCGATGTCCGCTTCCGGAATGCTGTCGGCCGGCGTGTACACGGCGTGAGTCGGGAGGCGCGTGTCCGTCGCGATCTGGGCCGGGGACATGAGTTGGCCCAGGATCGGCTCTCCAC
The DNA window shown above is from Candidatus Palauibacter polyketidifaciens and carries:
- a CDS encoding ABC transporter ATP-binding protein, which encodes MTIIETDGLSKRYAALRGAGTLAVDELSVQVEAGQVYGFLGPNGSGKTTTIGMLLGIINPTGGSFRLFGGETPAELHAARQRIGATLEYPNFYPYLSCRDNLRVVARVKGSDEADIAEVLEIVGLASRRKTKFKACSLGMKQRLALAATMIGDPELIILDEPANGLDPAGQREIRDIIRELAGRGKTIFLSSHMLHEVERTCTHVAIIETGRLVREGSVDELTSARTVAAVAADGDVEALRQAVSEFEGAGHARVEDDRVLVQVGGAGLSELNRFLAGRGIYASHLSLERQSLEDAFMEITGTPEGFGEIQ